The Sphingopyxis fribergensis genome contains a region encoding:
- a CDS encoding 2OG-Fe(II) oxygenase — protein MLHGSPIEQANRLFAQKRPADGLALLKRAAKEGNVDALMQLAVFDFAGSHGARDLPRGRKWLRRAVEIGHVDGALMEVALVANGSGQAHPDWTGALALLRTAAQGDPVAAEQLELVERMSVDGQGRPDALPKGEPLSKTPHVVRYRALFSPAECAQVAAVAGPMLEPSAIVDPSTGTLRPHPVRTAMAAVIGPAKESLVIRAINHRLAAVTGTSTEQGEPLSVMRYDISQQYRMHIDALPGTANQRIKTAIIYLNHGYEGGETLFEHGPKIAGQQGDVIVFDNVRSDGSPDPLSRHAGLPIVRGVKWIATRWIREADYDPWTYRPGT, from the coding sequence ATGCTTCACGGGTCGCCCATCGAACAAGCGAACAGGCTCTTTGCCCAAAAACGCCCGGCGGATGGACTGGCGCTGCTGAAGCGCGCCGCGAAGGAAGGAAATGTCGACGCGCTGATGCAACTGGCGGTCTTCGATTTCGCGGGAAGTCATGGTGCTCGCGATTTGCCTCGCGGCCGGAAATGGCTACGCCGTGCGGTCGAAATCGGCCATGTCGATGGCGCGTTGATGGAGGTGGCGCTGGTCGCGAACGGATCGGGTCAGGCGCATCCGGATTGGACGGGCGCGCTGGCTTTGCTGCGAACGGCGGCGCAGGGCGACCCGGTAGCGGCCGAACAGTTGGAACTGGTCGAACGCATGTCGGTCGACGGACAAGGCCGTCCCGACGCGCTTCCGAAGGGCGAACCGCTTTCCAAAACACCGCATGTCGTTCGCTATCGCGCGCTGTTCTCGCCCGCGGAGTGCGCGCAGGTCGCGGCAGTGGCTGGGCCGATGCTCGAACCGTCTGCGATCGTCGACCCATCCACCGGGACGCTTCGCCCGCATCCGGTCCGCACCGCAATGGCCGCCGTGATCGGACCCGCAAAAGAAAGTCTTGTCATTCGCGCGATCAACCACCGTCTGGCGGCCGTCACCGGTACGTCTACCGAGCAGGGCGAACCTCTCTCGGTGATGCGGTACGATATTTCCCAGCAATATAGAATGCATATCGACGCCTTGCCGGGCACCGCCAACCAGCGGATCAAGACCGCCATCATCTATTTGAACCACGGTTATGAAGGCGGTGAAACGCTTTTTGAACACGGCCCGAAAATTGCCGGTCAGCAGGGCGACGTCATCGTTTTCGACAATGTCAGAAGCGATGGATCGCCCGATCCTCTATCGCGCCATGCGGGCCTGCCAATTGTGCGGGGCGTCAAGTGGATCGCGACGCGTTGGATACGCGAGGCCGACTATGATCCGTGGACCTATCGTCCAGGGACCTAG
- a CDS encoding alanine racemase: MIEVPSPLRLRLDSEALVANWRWLASQSNGAACGAAIKADGYGLGARAVIAYLAAAGCRDFFVATWAEAAAAMPLPEGVSLSVLHGVGASDMVAARTLPARPVLNSVEQVARWREAGEGRPCDVMVDTGMNRLGLRVEEAVGGALDGLSIETLLSHLASADEDSDQNARQLAAFQALRQAIPARRYSLANSAGVCLGGDYAFDLTRPGLALYGGTPRSEAEGHIRQVVYPETRVLQVRSVLQGEVVGYGATWTARRDSRVAVANMGYADGFLRCHAGSCATATWQERALPLIGRISMDLIAFDASDARAIEEGDWLALDYDLPSTSARCGLSQYELLTGLGRRFDRIWI; the protein is encoded by the coding sequence ATGATCGAAGTCCCGTCGCCGCTACGCCTCCGTCTCGACAGCGAGGCCCTCGTCGCCAACTGGCGCTGGCTGGCCAGTCAAAGCAACGGCGCGGCGTGCGGCGCCGCGATCAAGGCGGACGGTTACGGCCTTGGCGCGCGCGCGGTGATCGCGTATCTGGCCGCGGCCGGCTGCCGCGACTTTTTCGTTGCGACCTGGGCCGAGGCGGCGGCGGCGATGCCACTTCCCGAGGGCGTGTCGCTGTCGGTGCTTCACGGTGTTGGCGCCAGCGACATGGTTGCCGCGCGCACGCTGCCCGCACGGCCGGTTCTGAACAGCGTTGAACAGGTCGCGCGCTGGCGCGAAGCCGGGGAAGGGCGCCCGTGTGATGTGATGGTCGATACCGGGATGAACCGCCTCGGCCTGCGTGTCGAAGAGGCCGTGGGCGGCGCGCTCGACGGGCTTTCGATCGAAACCCTGCTCAGCCATCTTGCGTCGGCCGACGAGGACAGCGACCAGAATGCACGTCAGCTCGCGGCATTTCAGGCCCTGCGGCAGGCCATTCCCGCACGGCGATACAGTTTGGCGAACAGCGCCGGCGTCTGCCTGGGCGGCGATTATGCCTTCGATCTGACGCGCCCCGGACTCGCGCTCTATGGCGGCACGCCGCGCAGCGAAGCTGAGGGGCATATCCGCCAGGTCGTCTATCCCGAAACGCGCGTGCTGCAGGTGCGCTCGGTGCTGCAGGGTGAGGTAGTGGGCTATGGTGCGACCTGGACCGCGCGGCGCGACAGCCGGGTTGCGGTCGCGAACATGGGATATGCGGACGGCTTTTTGCGCTGCCACGCCGGGAGCTGCGCAACCGCGACATGGCAGGAGCGCGCGCTGCCGCTGATCGGCCGTATATCGATGGATCTCATCGCCTTTGATGCCAGCGACGCCCGAGCGATCGAAGAGGGCGACTGGCTTGCGCTCGACTATGATCTGCCGTCAACGTCCGCGCGCTGCGGGTTGTCGCAATATGAGTTACTGACGGGCCTGGGCCGCCGGTTCGACCGGATTTGGATCTAG
- a CDS encoding MFS transporter codes for MTESAAAGNAAVYEPTAKDIRMVIAASSAGTVFEWYDFFIYGTLAAIIGKAFFPSDNATLETLLVWAGFAVGFGFRPLGAVLFGFLGDRLGRKYTFLVTVTLMGIATAGVGMIPSAATIGIAAPIIVILLRILQGLALGGEYGGAAVYVAEHSPPGKRGFYTSFIQASVVGGFVLSLIVVLGCKALMSDALWESWGWRVPFLLSLILLAISLWMRLKLSESPVFQAMKQQGELAKNPLKESFTYPGNPRRIFIALFGIAAGLTVIWYTAMFSGLSFLKGPMKVEDTAAEIIVGVAAATGMGFFIWAGHLSDRVGRKKPIVWGYAATLVLLFPLFWWMGSVGNPALSAAAERAPVTVTGSQCSFDPFAQKQETACGRTLGELTKLGVPYTVAATDSGFDSVTIRIGDREVASEDPALLQPALEAMGYDFAKQIPSWDSIAVIFLALLGLSALSGFTYGPVAALLSEMFPPHVRYSSLSIPYHLGTGYFGGFLPLIASFIIAKTGNAYSGLWYTWGVVLIAFLVTAFMLKDPVEGQWNKPVPTTTPTV; via the coding sequence ATGACCGAGAGTGCCGCCGCCGGAAACGCGGCCGTTTACGAACCCACCGCGAAAGATATCCGCATGGTCATCGCCGCCTCGTCGGCGGGCACCGTGTTCGAATGGTATGATTTCTTCATTTACGGCACGCTCGCGGCGATCATCGGCAAGGCCTTTTTTCCCAGCGACAATGCGACGCTCGAAACTTTGCTCGTATGGGCGGGATTTGCGGTCGGCTTCGGTTTCCGGCCCTTGGGTGCGGTGCTGTTCGGCTTCCTCGGCGACCGGCTCGGACGCAAATATACTTTCCTTGTGACCGTCACCTTGATGGGCATCGCGACCGCAGGCGTCGGCATGATCCCGTCGGCGGCCACCATTGGCATCGCCGCGCCGATCATCGTCATCCTGCTCCGCATCCTGCAGGGTCTTGCGCTGGGCGGCGAATATGGCGGCGCGGCGGTCTATGTCGCCGAACATTCGCCGCCGGGAAAGCGCGGTTTCTACACCAGCTTCATCCAGGCCAGCGTCGTCGGCGGTTTCGTGCTCAGCCTGATCGTCGTGCTCGGCTGCAAGGCGCTGATGTCCGATGCGCTCTGGGAAAGCTGGGGCTGGCGCGTGCCCTTCCTGCTGTCGCTGATCCTGCTCGCCATTTCGCTGTGGATGCGGCTCAAACTGTCCGAAAGCCCGGTTTTTCAGGCGATGAAGCAGCAAGGCGAGCTGGCCAAGAACCCGCTGAAGGAAAGCTTCACCTACCCCGGCAACCCGCGCCGAATCTTCATCGCGCTGTTCGGCATCGCCGCGGGCCTCACCGTTATCTGGTACACCGCGATGTTCTCGGGCCTGTCGTTCCTGAAAGGTCCGATGAAGGTCGAGGATACCGCCGCCGAAATCATCGTCGGCGTCGCCGCGGCGACCGGCATGGGCTTCTTCATCTGGGCCGGCCACCTCTCCGATCGGGTCGGACGCAAGAAACCGATCGTTTGGGGCTATGCTGCGACGCTGGTTCTGCTCTTTCCGCTCTTCTGGTGGATGGGCAGCGTCGGCAACCCGGCACTGTCGGCTGCTGCCGAGCGCGCGCCGGTGACCGTAACCGGTTCGCAATGCAGCTTCGACCCCTTTGCACAGAAACAGGAAACGGCATGCGGCCGGACATTGGGCGAGCTCACGAAATTGGGCGTGCCCTACACCGTCGCGGCGACGGACAGCGGCTTTGACAGCGTCACTATCCGTATCGGCGACCGCGAAGTCGCGAGCGAGGACCCCGCGCTTCTGCAGCCCGCGCTCGAAGCGATGGGCTATGATTTCGCCAAGCAGATACCGAGTTGGGACAGCATCGCCGTCATCTTTCTCGCGCTGCTTGGGCTCAGCGCGCTGTCGGGCTTTACCTATGGCCCCGTTGCGGCGCTGCTTTCGGAAATGTTCCCGCCGCATGTCCGCTATTCCTCGCTGTCGATTCCCTACCATCTCGGTACCGGGTATTTCGGGGGCTTCCTCCCGCTGATCGCGAGTTTCATCATCGCCAAGACCGGCAATGCCTATTCGGGCCTGTGGTACACTTGGGGCGTCGTGCTCATTGCCTTCCTTGTGACCGCCTTCATGCTCAAGGATCCGGTCGAAGGGCAGTGGAACAAGCCAGTCCCAACGACTACGCCGACGGTCTGA
- a CDS encoding cyclase family protein — protein MQFIDLSIPITNDVISDPPVMRPNITYMTHENTWEQIAMFFPGLTREDLPDGEGWAVEMMSLSTHNGTHMDAPWHYHSTTDSGASPAPSIDEAPLDLFFRPGVKLDFSDRPHGHVVSAAEVEAELVRIGHDLQPLDIVLVQSGALYGTENFTDQGCGMGAEATLYLTERGVKVVGTDAWSWDAPFSHTAKRWAETRDPSIIWEGHKAGRIRPYYQIEKLTNLTAIPATGFTFSCFPVKIERASAGWIRAVALVD, from the coding sequence ATGCAGTTCATCGACCTTTCGATCCCGATCACCAACGACGTCATATCCGACCCGCCGGTTATGCGCCCCAACATCACCTATATGACCCACGAAAATACGTGGGAGCAGATCGCGATGTTCTTCCCCGGCCTGACTCGCGAGGATCTGCCCGACGGTGAAGGCTGGGCGGTCGAGATGATGTCGCTGAGCACACACAACGGCACGCATATGGATGCGCCGTGGCATTATCATTCGACGACCGACAGCGGCGCCTCGCCTGCCCCGTCGATCGATGAAGCACCGCTCGACCTCTTCTTTCGACCGGGGGTGAAGCTCGACTTTTCGGATCGTCCGCACGGGCACGTCGTGAGCGCCGCCGAGGTCGAGGCCGAACTTGTGCGGATCGGGCACGACCTCCAGCCGCTCGACATCGTGCTCGTCCAGTCGGGCGCACTCTATGGCACCGAAAATTTCACCGATCAGGGTTGCGGCATGGGCGCCGAGGCGACGCTGTATCTGACCGAGCGCGGCGTAAAGGTCGTCGGCACCGACGCTTGGAGCTGGGACGCGCCGTTCAGCCACACCGCGAAGCGCTGGGCCGAAACGCGCGATCCGTCGATCATCTGGGAAGGGCATAAGGCGGGGCGCATCCGGCCTTATTACCAGATCGAGAAGTTGACCAACCTCACCGCGATCCCCGCGACGGGCTTCACCTTCAGCTGCTTCCCAGTGAAGATCGAGCGCGCCAGCGCGGGCTGGATCCGCGCGGTGGCGCTGGTCGACTAA
- a CDS encoding MAPEG family protein: protein MTLPVTAFVAAVCALLLLVTAIDTVRQRLRVKAAFGDHGDAKLISASRAHGNLAEYAPITIILLGLLETARANHMGLMIIGAMFLIGRVAHVIGLYTPSEPGKAPLGRQIGVLATFGALLVLAGWTLWILATTNL from the coding sequence ATGACATTACCCGTAACCGCGTTCGTGGCCGCCGTTTGCGCGTTGCTGCTGCTCGTCACAGCGATCGATACGGTGCGCCAGCGACTGCGCGTGAAGGCCGCTTTCGGCGACCATGGCGATGCCAAACTGATCAGCGCCAGCCGTGCGCACGGAAATCTCGCCGAATATGCACCGATCACGATCATCCTGCTCGGGCTGCTGGAAACGGCACGCGCCAATCATATGGGCCTGATGATCATCGGTGCGATGTTCCTCATCGGCCGCGTCGCGCATGTGATCGGGCTCTATACGCCGTCGGAGCCGGGGAAGGCGCCGCTCGGCCGACAGATCGGCGTCCTTGCGACCTTCGGTGCGTTGCTGGTGCTGGCCGGCTGGACGCTATGGATTTTGGCAACGACCAACCTTTAG
- a CDS encoding tRNA-binding protein produces the protein MHVKHDADAVAAPEITFDDFLKVDIRIGTIVAAEPFPEARKPAFKLKIDFGPAIGIKKSSAQIVDRYTAEDLAGRQVAAVVNFPPRQIGKYMSEVLTLGFADEEGAVILFAPDRKVPDGSRLF, from the coding sequence ATGCACGTAAAACACGACGCCGACGCAGTCGCGGCACCCGAAATCACCTTCGACGATTTCTTAAAGGTCGACATCCGCATCGGCACGATCGTCGCGGCCGAGCCATTCCCGGAGGCGCGCAAGCCCGCTTTCAAGCTGAAGATCGACTTCGGCCCCGCGATTGGGATCAAGAAAAGCAGCGCGCAGATCGTCGACCGCTATACGGCCGAAGACCTCGCGGGGCGGCAAGTGGCGGCGGTCGTCAACTTCCCTCCGCGCCAAATCGGCAAATATATGTCCGAAGTGCTTACGCTCGGCTTCGCCGACGAGGAGGGCGCGGTGATCCTCTTCGCACCTGATCGCAAAGTTCCCGACGGGTCGCGCCTCTTCTAA